From Procambarus clarkii isolate CNS0578487 chromosome 14, FALCON_Pclarkii_2.0, whole genome shotgun sequence:
acTGGGTCACCAGGTGTATACtgagtcaccaggtgtgtgtatactgggtcaccaggtgtatactgggtcaccaggtgtatactgggtcaccaggtgtgtgtatactgggtcaccaggtgtgtgtatacTGGGTCACTATAACGAGGCCGAGGGCAAGTAAACAAGGGTATACAAAGGGTGTTTACACAGCTCAGGTCATTACTGCACCCTGGCTTACCCGCCAGGCAGCTCCTGGCAGCTCCAGGCAGCTCCTGGCAGCTCCAGGTAGCTAATGGCAGCTCCTGGCAGCTCCAGGCAGCTCCTGGTAGCTCCTGGCAGCTCCAGGCAGCTCCTGGCAGCTCCAGGCAGCTCCTGGCAGCTCCAGGCAGCTCCAGGCAGCTCCAGGCAGCTCCAGGCAGCTCCAGGCAGCTCCAGGCAGCTCCTGGCAGCTCCTGGCAGCTCCTGGCAGCTCCTGGCAGCTCCTGGCAGCTCCAGGTAGCTCCTGGCAGCTCCTGGCAGCTCCAGGCAGCTCCTGGCAGCTCCAGGCAGCTCCAGCAAGCTCTAGGCATCTCCAGGCAGCTCTTGGCAGCTCCAGGCAGCTCCAGGCAGCTCCAGGCAGCTCCTGGCAGCTTCTGGCAGCTCCAGGCAGCTCCAGGCAGCTCAAGGCAGCTCCAGGACGCTGCAGGcagctccaagcagctccagcaaGCTCTAGGCATCTCCAGGCAGCTCCTGGCAGCTCCAGGCAGCTCCAGGCAGCTCCAGACAGCTCCAGGACGCTGAAGGCAGCTGCAGGCAGATCCTGGTAGCTCCAGGCAGCTCCTGGCAGCTCCAGGCTGCTTCAGGTAGCTCATGGTAGCTCCAGGCAGCTCCAGACAGCTCCAGGCAGCTCCAGGCAGCTCCTGGCAGCTCCAGGCACCTCCAGGTAGCTCCTGGCAGCTCCAGGTAGCTCCAGGCAGCTCCTGGCAGCTCCAGGCAGCTCCAGGTAGCTCCAGCAAGCTCTAGGCAGCTCCAGGCAGCTCCTGGCAGCTCCAGGCAGCTCCAGCAAGCTCTAGGCATCTCCAGGCAGCTCTTGGCAGCTCCAGGCAGCTCCAGGCAGCTCCAGGCAGCTCCTGGCAGCTTCTGGCAGCTCCAGGCAGCTCCAGGCAGCTCAAGGCAGCTCCAGGACGCTGCAGGcagctccaagcagctccagcaaGCTCTAGGCATCTCCAGGCAGCTCCTGGCAGCTCCAGGCAGCTCCAGGCAGCTCCAGACAGCTCCAGGACGCTGAAGGCAGCTGCAGGCAGATCCTGGTAGCTCCAGGCAGCTCCTGGCAGCTCCAGGCTGCTTCAGGTAGCTCATGGTAGCTCCAGGCAGCTCCAGACAGCTCCAGGCAGCTCCAGGCAGCTCCTGGCAGCTCCAGGCACCTCCAGGTAGCTCCTGGCAGCTCCAGGTAGCTCCAGGCAGCTCCTGGCAGCTCCAGGCAGCTCCAGGTAGCTCCAGCAAGCTCTAGGCAGCTCCAGGCAGCTCCTGGCAGCTCCAGGCAGCTCCAGCAAGCTCTAGGCATCTCCAGGCAGCTCCTGGCAGCTCCAGGCACCTCCAGGTAGCTCCTGGCAGCTCCAGGCAGCTCCTGGCAGCTCCAGGCAGCTCCAGCAAGCTCTAGGCATCTCCAGGCAGCTCTTGGCAGCTCCAGGcagctccaagcagctccaggcaCCTCCTGGCAGCTCCTGGCAGCTCCAGGCAGCTCCAGGCAGCTCAAGGCAGCTCCAGGACGCTGCAGGcagctccaagcagctccagcaaGCTCTAGGCATCTCCAGGCAGCTCCTGGCACCTCCAGGCAGCTCCAGGCAGCTCCAGACAGCTCCAGGACGCTGAAGGCAGCTGCAGGCAGATCCTAGTAGCTCCAGGCAGCTCCTGGCAGCTCCAGGCTGCTTCAGGTAGCTCATGGTAGCTCCAGGCAGCTCCAGACAGCTCCAGGCAGCTCCAGGCAGCTCCTGGCAGCTCCAGGCACTTCCAGGTAGCTCCAGGCAGCTCCTGGCAGCTCCAGGCAGCTCCAGGTAGCTTTTGGCAGCTCCAGGCAGCTCCAGGTAGCTCCAGGCAGCTCCAGGTAGCTTTTGGCAGCTCAGGCAGCTCCAGGTAGCTCCTGGCAGCTCCAGGTAGCTCCTGGCAGCTCCAGGTAGCTCTTGGCAGCTCCAGGCAGCTCTTGGCAGCTCCAGGCAGCTCCAGGTAGCTCCTGGCAGCTCCCGGCAGCTCCTGGCAGCTCCTGGCAGCTCCCGGCAGCTCCTGGCAGCTCCTGGCAGCTCCAGGCAGCTCCTGGCAGCTCCAGGCAGCTCCAGCAAGCTCTAGGCATCTCCAGGCAGCTCCTGGCAGTTCCAGGCAGCTCCAGGTAGCTCCAGCAAGCTCTAGGCAGCTCCAGGCAGCTCCTGGCAGCTCCAGGCAGCTCCAGGTAGCTTTTGGCAGCTCCAGGCAGCTACAGGTAGCTCCAGTCAGCTCCAGGTAGCTTTTGGCAGCTCCAGGCAGCTCCAGGTAGCTCCTGGCAGCTCCAGGCAGCTCTTGGCAGCTCCAGGCAGCTCCAGGCAGCTCCAGGCAGCTCCAGGCAGCTCCAGGCAGCTCCAGGCAGCTCCTGGCAGCTCCTGGcagctccaagcagctccagcaaGCTCTAGGCATCTCCAGGCAGCTCCTGGCAGCTCCAGGCAGCTCCAGGCAGCTCCAGACAGCTCCAGGACGCTGAAGGCAGCTGCAGGCAGACCCCTGGTAGCTCCAGGCAGCTCCTGGCAGCTCCAGGCTGCTTCAGGTAGCTCATGGTAGCTCCAGGCGGCTCCAGACAGCTCCAGGCAGCTCCAGGCAGCTCCTGGCAGCTCCTGGCAGCTCCAGGTAGCTCCTGGCAGATCCAGGTAGCTCCAGGCAGCTCCTGGCAGCTCCAGGCAGCTCCTGGCAGCTCCAGGCAGCTCCAGGTAGCTTTTGGCAGCTCCAGGCAGCTACAGGTAGCTCCAGGCAGCTCCAGGTAGCTCTTGGCAGCTCCAGGCAGCTCCAGGTAGCTCCTGGCAGCTCCAGGCAGCTCTTGGCAGCTCCAGGCAGCTCCAGGTAGCTCCAGGCAGCTTCTGGCAGTTCCAGGACGCTGCAGGCAGCTGCAGGAAGATCCTGGTAGCTCCAGGCAGCTCCTGGCAGCTCCAAGCTGCTTCAGGTAGCTCATGGTAGCTCCAGGCAGCTCCAGCAAGCTCCAGGCAGCTCCAGGCAGCTCCTGGAAGCTTTAGGCATCTCCAGGCAGCTCCTGGCAGCTTTAGGCATCTTCAGGCAGCTCCTGGCAGCTCCAGGCAGCTCCAGGCAGCTCCTGGCAGCTCCAGGCAGCTCCAGGCAGCTCCAGGCAGCTCCAGGACGCTGCAGGCAGCTGCAGGCAGATCCTGGTAACTCCAGGCAGCTCCTGGTACCTCCAGGCTGCTTCAGGTAGCTCATGGTAGCTCCAGGCAGCTCCAGCAAGCTCTAGGCATCTCCAGGTAGCTCCTGGCAGCTCCAGGCAGCTCCTGGTAGCTCCAGGCAGCTCCTGGCAGCTCCAGGCAGCTCCAGGCAGCTCCTGGCAGCTCCAGGCAGCTCCAGGCAGCTCCTGGTAGCTCCAGGCAGCTCCTGGCAGTTCCTGGCAGCTCCAGGCAGCTCCAGCCAGCTCCTGGCAGCTCCAGGCAGGTCGTCATAGGGCTTTAATTTTGTAAAGTTCTGTGATCCATTAATCtgtttgtttgtgttctgtcgagTAGTGAATGATGGGCccacccccctttctctctctctctctctctctctctctctctctctctctctctctctctctctctctctctctctctctctctctctctctctctctctctctctctctctctctctctctctctctctctctctctctctctctctctctctctctctctctctctctctctctctctctctctctctctctctctctctctctctctctctctctctctctctctctctctctctctctctctctctctctctctctctctctctctctctctctctctctctctctctctctctcctctctctcctctctctctctctctctctctctctctctctctctctctctctctctctctctctctctctctctctctctctctctctctctctctctctctctctctcgtgaaaTGAACACATTCCACGTAAATGTTAAACGATAATTGTACACTTTGGAGttagagaaggaggagaaggagagtgagggagcgatagagaggttgggagggaggcACACCTGGCATACCTGGCACACCTGGTACTAGTGGTACACCAGGCACTAGTGGCACACCTGGCACTAGTGGTACACCAGGCACTAGTGGCACACCTGGCACTAGTGGCACACCTGGCACTAGTGGTACACCTGGCACTAGTGGTACACCAGGCACTAGTGGCACACCTGGCACTAGTGGTACACCAGGCACTAGTGGCACACCTGGCACTAGTGGCACACCTGGCACTAGTGGTACACCTGGCACTAGTGGTACACCAGGCACTAGTGGCACACCTGGCACTAGTGGCACACCTGGTACTAGTGGTACACCTGGCACTAGTGGTACACCTGGCACTAGTGGTACACCTGGCACTAGTGGCACACCTGGCACTAGTGGCACACCTGGCACTAGTGGCACACCTGGCACTAGTGGCACACCTGGCACTAGTGGTACACCTGGCACTAGTGGTACACCTGGCACTAGTGGTACACCAGGCACTAGTGGCACACCTGGCACTAGTGGCACACCTGGTACTAGTGGTACACCTGGCACTAGTGGTACACCTGGCACTAGTGGTACACCTGGCACTAGTGGCACACCTGGCACTAGTGGCACACCTGGCACTAGTGGCACACCTGGCACTAGTGGCACACCTGGCACTAGTGGTACACCTGGCACTAGTGGTACACCTGGCACTAGTGGCACACCTGGCACTAGTGGCACACCTGGCACTAGTGGCACACCTGGCACTAGTGGCACACCAGGCACTAGTGGCACACCTGGCACTAGTGACACACCTGGCACTAGTGGTACACCTGGCACTAGTGGTACACCTGGCACTAGTGGCACACCTGGCATACCTGGCACACCTGGTACTAGTGGTACACCAGGCACTAGTGGCACACCTGGCACTAGTGGCACACCAGGCACTAGTGGTACACCTGGCACTAGTGGCACACCTGGCACTAGTGGCACACCAGGCACTAGTGGCACACCTGGCACTAGTGGCACACCTGGCACTAGTGGCACACCTGGCACTAGTGGCACACCTGGCACTAGTGGCACACCTGGCACTAGTGGCACACCTGGCACTAGTGGCACACCTGGCACTAGTGGCACACCTGGCACTAGTGACACACCTGGCACTAGTGGTACACCA
This genomic window contains:
- the LOC138364646 gene encoding collagen alpha-2(IV) chain-like; translation: MKPTIQPSTTTTTGTQLYSECQEFTSLKQVWSDGSLKALGVPLVPGVPLVPGVPLVPGVPLVPGVPLVPGVPLVPGVPLVPGVPLVPGVPLVPGVPLVPGVPLVPGVPLVPGVPLVPGVPLVPGVPLVPGVPLVPGVPLVPGVPLVPGVPLVPGVPLVPGVPLVPGVPLVSGVPLVPGVPLVPGVPLVPGVSLVPGVPLVPGVPLVPGVPLVPGVPLVPGVPLVPGVPLVPGVPLVPGVPLVPGVPLVPGVPLVPGVPLVPGVPLVPGVPLVPGVPLVPGVPGMPGVPLVPGVPLVPGVPLVPGVSLVPGVPLVPGVPLVPGVPLVPGVPLVPGVPLVPGVPLVPGVPLVPGVPLVPGVPLVPGVPLVPGVPLVPGVPLVPGVPLVPGVPLVPGVPLVPGVPLVPGVPLVPGVPLVPGVPLVPGVPLVPGVPLVPGVPLVPGVPLVPGVPLVPGVPLVPGVPLVPGVPLVPGVPLVPGVPLVPGVPLVPGVPLVPGVPLVPGVPLVPGVPLVPGVPLVPGVPLVPGVPLVPGVPLVPGVPLVPGVPLVPGVPLVPGVPGMPGVPPSQPLYRSLTLLLLLL